In the genome of Populus trichocarpa isolate Nisqually-1 chromosome 6, P.trichocarpa_v4.1, whole genome shotgun sequence, one region contains:
- the LOC18100163 gene encoding transcription initiation factor TFIID subunit 8 gives MSNGGEDNTPGRPKSDDFGRAVSRMAVAQICESVGFHGFKESALDSLNDITIRYLCDLGKIASFYANLSGRTQCNFFDIVRSFEDIVGASQGFLGASISGNCLVNSGTIKEIIDFVGSNDEIPFAQPVPRFPVIRVRKLIPSFESMSEAPPGKHIPAWLPALPDPHTYLHTPMWNERAVDPRAEKIEQARQRRKAERALLSLQQRLLSNGSAGASSLGVSNNVKELGVVESNQFLATPLESGKKDVSPVVLPDKLKNHVSVMEAFAPVIEAAKEGGICDDVDVERKSLPEKRLAVAFKFKTGKKLLGESLDLSLLKKGEGRTGHWLGRDDERDDKKRRAEYILRQSMENPQELTQL, from the coding sequence ATGAGCAATGGAGGTGAAGACAATACACCGGGAAGACCCAAATCCGATGACTTTGGTCGTGCTGTTTCAAGAATGGCAGTGGCTCAGATATGTGAGAGTGTGGGCTTTCATGGGTTTAAGGAATCTGCTTTGGATTCTCTCAATGATATCACAATCCGATACCTCTGTGACCTAGGCAAGATCGCAAGCTTCTATGCCAATTTATCAGGTAGAACCCAATGTAATTTCTTTGATATAGTTAGAAGTTTTGAAGATATAGTAGGAGCTTCACAAGGGTTTTTAGGTGCGTCCATTTCTGGTAATTGTCTTGTTAATTCTGGTACgattaaagaaattattgacTTTGTTGGTTCTAATGATGAGATTCCGTTTGCGCAACCGGTGCCAAGGTTTCCTGTTATTAGGGTTAGAAAGTTAATTCCTAGTTTTGAAAGTATGAGTGAAGCGCCACCTGGGAAGCATATTCCGGCATGGTTGCCTGCTTTGCCTGATCCTCACACGTATTTGCATACACCTATGTGGAATGAGAGGGCTGTGGATCCCCGTGCAGAAAAGATTGAGCAAGCTAGGCAGAGGAGAAAGGCAGAAAGGGCTTTGTTGAGTTTGCAGCAGAGGTTGTTGAGTAATGGCTCAGCAGGGGCTTCATCCTTGGGGGTCAGTAATAATGTGAAAGAATTGGGAGTAGTTGAGAGTAATCAATTTCTTGCCACTCCGTTGGAGTCTGGGAAGAAGGATGTCTCTCCAGTTGTGTTGCCAGATAAGCTAAAAAACCATGTTTCTGTGATGGAGGCATTTGCACCTGTCATTGAAGCAGCAAAAGAAGGCGGGATTTGTGATGATGTAGATGTTGAGAGGAAGAGTCTTCCTGAAAAGAGGCTTGCTGTGGCTTTTAAGTTTAAGACTGGGAAGAAGTTGTTAGGAGAGTCTTTGGACCTGAGTCTTTTGAAGAAGGGTGAGGGGAGAACGGGGCATTGGTTAGGGCGTGATGATGAGAGGGATGACAAGAAGAGGAGAGCAGAGTATATACTTAGGCAGTCAATGGAAAACCCACAAGAGCTTACACAGTTGTAA